GATACTTCGCAGCCTTCGACGACCGGCCCGAGCACGCGATCGATCGCGGCGCGGCAACCCCAAACCGTTTCGCCGCTCCAGACGGCGGTTGCCGTCGCCTCTCCGACCCCTTCGATGCCGGTATCGGTAATCACGCGCACCAAAACGTATTCGCTGACGACATGCTTGCCGAGCGATGAGATCATCCGACGTTCCGGCGTCAAAGGAACGCGAACCGGATACGTTTCGATCGTTTTAATCTTAGGCATAAGATCGTTCGCGATGATTCTGGGAGTGACGGTCGCAAGACTTCTTTACGGCGATACCAGACGTTCGATCACGTTCTTCGTGATCTTAGAGATGTGCTCGTCGACCGGCAACGAGCTCACATAGTTGATCGATCCGGAGGAAAACACCGCGCCCCCTTTGGGAGTTTCGAAATAAATCATGTCGGCACCGCCGTTGTCGCGATTCGTGCCTTGAGCGATGCGTAGTAAATTCTTCGGCGAGCTCGGCGAGATTTTATCGGTCTCATGGCCCGACGCTCCGCCTGGGCACCGCATGTGCAAACACTTAAGGCCGAACAAATCGCCGGCCTTCAAATCCGTTCCGGAGAAAGCCCAATGTTTCGGTTCGATCACGCGGTACGGAGCGCCGGTCATCGCGCCGGCATCGGTGTAGACCACCCCTAAAAGATTCGCTTCGCTTTCCAGCCGTTCGTGCATCCGGCTCTCGACTTCTTTCCGGCGCTGTTCCCGTTTGTCGCCGTTGCGCACGATGATCGACGTCGGCGAATCGAATTCCACTTCGCAGTTCAAGCCGTTGCCGCCGAGATACATCAACCGGCCGCCGCGACGAAAGACCCAATCCTTCAGCGCGAGATACATCTTGCGCGACCAATACTCCGGATGGGTGTGGATGATCACGAGCCGATAGTCGTCGAGATTCATCTCGCCATGATGGAATTGCGTTTCGGCATATAAGTCGAAGTCGATTCCCTCCCGTTCGAGCCAGCCGTAGAGTCGCCACTCGGCCGGCGCAAGATGACACGCTTGGCGGCCTTCGATCGGGTCCGTGATCTGCTCCTGCTCGTCGACGTGGTTGAACGGCTCAGGCCGATCGAACGACAGCGGCGCATAATTCTCGCGATCGTAAAAGATATGCTCCGGGTCGGTATAGCGATCCAGATCTTGCCGCGAATTCACGGTCGGCTTGGCAGGCAGCTCGGCGCAATGAATATAGTTGCTTCGGCCTCCGAAGCTGTTGTAGCAATTCCAATTGATGTTGCCGGCCAACACGGCGATCTTCGCCGTCGGCTTCGCCGGAGCGACGATCCAAGGAAACGAAAAGAAACGGCCCGACTTCGTTCGCGCATGAAAATAGTACAAGCCGCTGCGGGTCGGAGCGAGCTCGAACTGGCGATGAACCGGATTGTTGTTGTAGCCGATCTTATTCCAATCGACGCCGGTTCGCGTGTAGTCGCCGTCGGGCGTGATCTGCACCGTGGCTCGCGGCCCATGTTCGTCGAACCAGCCGATCGAGCGCACCAATTCTTTTTTCCATCCGTAGCGCCACAGTTCGAGCTTGTACATCTCCGGAGAATGCACGCGAAACTCGCCGCGCTCACCGGCTTTAACCCACTTCGGCCAAGCGTAACCGAGCAGCGTGTCGCGCAACATGCGGAAGTGGTAGGGTCGCGCAGGGTCGACCGTAATCTCGACGCTTTTCGAGCCATGATCCGCCAGATGCATCGTCACGCGCCAAGGGCCCGGATCGAGAATCGCATAAACCGCGCCGGTAGCACGCGATCGGGCCTCGACGCTTCGATCCGAGCGCTGAAACTCGAACAACACTCCCGGTAACGCGACATAGCGTTCGTCGCTGACGTAACCGATCAACG
This window of the Planctomycetia bacterium genome carries:
- a CDS encoding carboxypeptidase regulatory-like domain-containing protein, yielding MIGYVSDERYVALPGVLFEFQRSDRSVEARSRATGAVYAILDPGPWRVTMHLADHGSKSVEITVDPARPYHFRMLRDTLLGYAWPKWVKAGERGEFRVHSPEMYKLELWRYGWKKELVRSIGWFDEHGPRATVQITPDGDYTRTGVDWNKIGYNNNPVHRQFELAPTRSGLYYFHARTKSGRFFSFPWIVAPAKPTAKIAVLAGNINWNCYNSFGGRSNYIHCAELPAKPTVNSRQDLDRYTDPEHIFYDRENYAPLSFDRPEPFNHVDEQEQITDPIEGRQACHLAPAEWRLYGWLEREGIDFDLYAETQFHHGEMNLDDYRLVIIHTHPEYWSRKMYLALKDWVFRRGGRLMYLGGNGLNCEVEFDSPTSIIVRNGDKREQRRKEVESRMHERLESEANLLGVVYTDAGAMTGAPYRVIEPKHWAFSGTDLKAGDLFGLKCLHMRCPGGASGHETDKISPSSPKNLLRIAQGTNRDNGGADMIYFETPKGGAVFSSGSINYVSSLPVDEHISKITKNVIERLVSP